The Homalodisca vitripennis isolate AUS2020 chromosome 7, UT_GWSS_2.1, whole genome shotgun sequence DNA segment tttaaatatataatagaagtATCCAATCTTCAGTAGTTTAACCGTTAAAAACGACTTTAGTGATAAATGTAACTGGCCATAAACCTTTCAACTAATAGGGTTgatgtatttttactataatcaaataacttaaaaatagtaataaaattgtgTTCTTAAAATGTGCATAAGATCctcatattttcaatataatcaattttggTATTTTTGGTAGAATCGTGTATTTCTTTCTTTAGACAGTTAAATTCTCCTTGGATCAGTTGTTTAAGtacataataaattgttgttttaaacttattggcatattttcttttaatcccACTTTTATGACGCTGCAAAGATAATATACCAAAAACTCTCCTAAATAACACTTAAAACATACATCTTGTATTACACTCCCATAACAAATAACGGTTTACAACCTAAACACACAATAGGTTTTCTTATATAGTGATGATATTCTACGTACATCTGATTCTAAAGCGTGTTCACTGAGATGAGAATCACTTATGATCCATGAATAGTTGAGTTACCTGAACAAATATATCTACAGATTAATGACCtatcaatgttattgtttaatactCAGGTCAGGTTTAATAGTCTACTCTAATGCatggttattaattaattaactgtaaaCGACTCATAAACGACGGAGAACCGTAACTCTGCGGTGCATACTTTAAACTTGAAGggtataatacttaaataattttacttttatttaatttaataacttttgttttaatacacAAGTTATTTCTATTCAAACTGTTTCCGGGTTTCCGACATAGGTACATAAAAGCATGGAAACAATATACATTCTACTATTTGTTGTTGTTGCATAAGAGATTATTTATTggtactttttagttattattataaattatacaccaATATACCACATTTATCCGTGATAAATGTACCAAGGAAAATTGCATCTTTGTGTAAAAGTAgtgaagacatgaaaaaaatttagaaaaatatttttattatttatttctattatagtgctatataatatattttatttattttttatatttataataattatcttgAAATTACTTATGGTTATGAACAGaatctaaaatttgtaatttggataaaatatacacaagttttaaaagaattataaatacttaaattagtttaaatttaggcAATTTTTATGTATTACGAGTAAATTCATATAGCCTATATGAAgtcaagtaaaaaacaaaaatattgtattttttttagaaatcaaATTTTCGTAAACTGGTATATAGATACGCTAACTTGTGAAAAACTACGTTACCGAAAATGTACTGTGCAACAACTATGTGTGTGAAACCGTTATCGGCAAAAAAACGCAACAACTATGTGTGTGAAACCGTTATCGGCAAAAATACTAACAACGATAAATCGTGAAACAGCCAAAATACGCATAACGTAAAATGGACAGGTTTATTACTTGTGGACTTGTTCAAGGGAGCGAGCAGAGAGCTATTTACTTTCCCCTTAATACAAGTTATTACTCACTTGAACACAGATGTTGGTTATAGCCTTATGGTGGGGGGAGAGGGGAGGGATGATTTTCGGCCTCTGCTACTGGTTCTGTCCATATAGTGAGCACGTTGCTTCGTCttggttttatttggtttgttttcTCTGTAAGAGAAAGTTATTATAACTCCTTTTATACTAAGGATCGTGTGACAACCTTCGTTGATCTTGCACGCAAAATTTCATGTCTAACGTATACCTCATTTCATCAGGCTAAACTATGCTGCAAGCTAACGCTAAGCCGAATCCCAAGTTGTTTATTcagaaattaagcttcattcaAAAGACTATAAGTaggttcattttcaaaatatcgtaGGGACAGGGAAACGGACTGAATAGTTTATTTCGCGACTGGTAGTCGTTAGGCGAGACCTGTAATACAACGAGTActggaaaaatacaatttttcaacgaattttgatgttataaaaaacaattacaattaataatattacgtaatttgttttcaatttaattttctaatgatattgcaaggttaaaatttaaaatttccgtcagtgatttttaaaacctCTGCTTCAATGTGTTAGTATCTTCAGTTAAATTCTACAGTTCGTCACTTTACATACTCTGAAAACATCAAAATAGGATGACTTGGCATATCAAATCatcattaaaattcttaaaaatgttaaataggtATTGCATGCAATGCAATTAACAGCTGATTGTTccataatacttaaaatatcatTACCTGATAGTATcgtagaaattattttttcaagtctctctacgctaacgctcagccaatatttTACATATCTAGCTTTCTTTCAGTTCAGAGACTTACCTCTTTTCtatgtagttatttataatatgcaTCGTGCAAAATTTGCAAAaagggaaataaataatattagtaacatttataatatttgatttctttatttagtattaaaacgtaaaatcatgtttaataatCGAATATACAATTTCATTTCACTGATTTTATCTacattgcatttatttttataaaatatcctttacgactcttttctaaatattattaaaataaaaaatacattcgtaataaaaactaatttaaaatcagGTTAAACTAAAATTTCTCTTCAATGGGGATCATTACTTGTGGTTATCTTCGAAGCAAtccattaaatagataataatttgttataacaagGTATTAAGTGAAACTCTGCTCAATTCTCTCGTGAAGATAATTACACTATTATCTTACAGGAAATGTTTGGCATAAAATAAACAGTGCCGTAACTTTGTTATGGTCAAGCTGTCACTACGTTATGGTCGTGCAACAGGCTACTGATATTTGTAATCAGCAGTTACCAGCGGCTTCTCACGCAGTTTCGATTCGAAAGACGAATTTTCGTTCAGATAAATAATAGCCCATGCAAAATATTTGAGAAAGAGGtaaagttacaaattatagtAGTTAACTTTAGTTTCATGCACTGGCTCGAATATTGGTACCTTAAGAGTGTGTGAATGCAGCATTCTGCATATACCGTATATCACAGTGTAGGAGACTATAGTTGACTACTGAGATTTCCTTGCTAAGACGATCTAATAGACTTGTGTTTATATCTCACTACACTACACTTACAAACACTGTTTACATAAGAGTTATGTTATAACCCATGAGTAAATGACAGTGGTTatgataatttagaaataataaaataatatttggatttCCAAACAATTTCATGTTTTTGTAAAATCTCATTTTCGAAAAGaaacatacaataaacaaacGGAATTGGCCACATCATAATTCAAAACTTTACCACtgaatcaatattaattattttaaataatttagttttgaaatttgtaatacattataggctcaacatttgtattataatatatttcccTAATTTGAATAACAGAATTAAGTACGTGTATACATATGTAaggtacatatgtaaatataattccaCAGAAAATATACTTTTGAGGTTTTCATGCTCTCAGATACTCATACTCACTCATTACTACTATTATTGCTATAAAATTAACCTCACGAAGCTAGAGAGTTCGACTTAAGGAAGTGACGTAATAAAAGGTAAAGTTGGTCAGTATTCTTTCTTTATTAATTCACAAGCCTCCTTTGTTCTCAGTGACTACTTACCCCTCACCCTCCCCTACCAAACAAAACATCCCCTCCCTTCCCCTCAACCCTCTCTCCCTTCCGCCGCGTTACTCTTGCAACACCTACCTCTACCAGTTGAAGAATATTCGATACCTCACTTGTTCCGGTACTTCAACCCCCCTCCCACTCACCCTTCTCATACATGCTCCCACATGTCGTCAGTAACGTTGGCTGCGATTCATACTTTCTTTCTTCAGTCTTGCATTTTTTTCACGTCTGtttttattattccaaaattaataataataattatatttttacagcaGTTAATCAAAATGACCCAAATGTTgactgaaaactttaaattttaagttttcacatACCTTGAAAAGTCTTAACTTCAATATAGAATCATAAGATCATAACAGATGtacaatataatgtatatgtaattaATCTTAGAAATCTTAATCGTAATGACATCACTGCCGACACCTTATACTTACTGAAGATGATTGTGTATCTTCGTTAGTTTTACCTCAAAtcagaaaaactgaaaatgtaattgatTGTTATTTTAGGTGAAACAACTAATATTAACTTATATTTGAAGCTTCGATTAGAGCAATCcagaaaattttttaacaaagtgAAAATCACtaggttatttatttactctgGATAAATTAAAGTTGCTTGTAAGAACTGTTTCTCCTTCTTCAAAATGAGTCAAAATCAATATTTCGAGATCTTGAATCAATCTTTAAAGAATAatcttatattcatatttttttggaaacaaacaagaaaaatagATATTTTGTGTGTATGACTGGTACGTAGACTTGAGTTTTGAAAATTGGGGATTTTTTTACTTAGTTCGCTAATTTTTGCGGATCACTTCAAATAAACGCATCTGTGCTCTCTAACTTGTATGTGCTATTTAGTAGCTTTCACGAAAGgtatattgaaaaagtttaacattgagTAAATTCTACGTTCCAAGTAGTTCTTAAGTTTTTCCTTCAAGGAAATTATTCAATAGCCTCTAATCAGTCAGTTGATGTACTCGAATGTTTAACGATTGCTACacctttaaaattgttatgtaataaaCACCGTGGATAAGAGATTGATACGAAAGAAAGAACTTCGATTTCtacaacattttagtttttgCTCGGTGGGATTTAAGTTGATGAATTTCTGGCGATTTTTACATGTCTGTTTAACTTCATTACacaagtttatttaaacaaaattaaaacttgccTTACCAGAATACAAGTTGTTTTAAGTATTATGATaattaatgtagtattttaaattttatagtatgaATACAGGTACATATATAAAAAGGTTAACATTTCTGTGTAtcatagataaaaattaattgcttttaaaGTTGCCATTTACTGAATGATACCAAAGAGAACCTGTGATTGACCTATTACAAGAAGCGTAACGAAATTATTCACAGTGGAAtcaatgttattagttttttgaaAGAAGTATTCTTGGAACCAAAGTAACTTTCTAGAGCAAAAGTAATGACGTTCCTTAAAAGCTTTTGAAATGGTAAGAATTCTGTTTAATGATGTTTACTGCTGCTAAAACGTAATCTTGTAACTTTAAATCAACTTTAGTGCTGTCAATGAAAACGTAATGACAAAAAAACTCATTTATCACGCCCATTGCTTATCGAATACtctattgtgttttgttttatttaaaatatatcacatttaaataCGTAACAGTGCCGGATTAACTTAATATATACTTTTCTTAAGAATCCTTTAAAAGAACGGTTATCGTAGTTTTAGTTTACATTGAGGTAAAGTCACCGATGATTGTATTGTTTCATTGCACATTATTACTTTCTTTGGAATATAATTCGTAGTAATAATTGTAGATGATTAGTGATCATGAAAATGGCAGCTTGTTGGgtaagtgattttttagatttgttacgaaaaaaaaaacacatttatgtttATCTTTTTGTATTTGCATTACGTACAGTGTCCAAACAATGATACAATCAAAGAATGTGTTTGCAAATGAACACACCATTATCAAATCGTTTGAAAAATCATAAATAGAGAATTATACATTACCTCGGATCCATGATTTCAAGTTCTGTAACAGATACCGACTCTTCTGTAGTGCTGAAATAGTTAGTAATATATGTCAATACGATTACAAaagcattgtttattttattgtactataaTAATCATTATCGTACATATTACGGAATGTAAGGAGAATTTTAACCATTCTATATTCGTGTTTTCTATAGTAAATTCGTTTTGACGCAAAAATACTCATGAAATAGAACATTACATGGTGAAATCTTTAGcgttaaacacatattttttaaggATAGACCGATAATCTTTTAAGCCTTTAGCTGCTTGCTTTCATGGACCACTGCCCTGTGGAGGatcttacaaaacaaaacaagggGGAGAGATGATACAGTACAAGGtggatggtactgataaaaatgttGAGGTTACATAGAGAACTTGCGCAATCTCCAACTGACATACAAAGTTCTATATCCTAGATTACTCATCCATCAGCACCCCCATGATCAGCGTTATTGCCATTGTGGTGTCAATTCcgacaaaaatgtaattataagaaTTAACGCTCTAGCACCAAGAAATCGGAACATACTgggaagaaaatattaattattgttatgatCAATTTCAAAACCAATTCGGAAATAACTAGTAAAcctggaatttatttttaaatttaggagTAGTAATGAAATGATTCAGCATTTTTTGTTTCATGCCTTGAATACTTTGAACCAAAGAGAGTTTAGCAAATACCTTTCACCGTCTGAGCTCCTTATGGAGGCCTTGATGGCCCAAATCTTACAAGTTTCGTctgatttcttatttttacagGCGTATTTCTTGTATATATATTCAACATCATGCAATGAGTTTAGGTAATTTAGGTATCTTCTAACAACCAAGGGCAAATCTGATGAAGGCCTGGGAAATATGTCCCCGTCGAAATTAGGCTATTTTAGGAAAGCAAGCATATTAAGCGTTTagagttatttattttgattgcaTATTCTCAAAGGATCGATTATAAGTTGATTAAACCTTATAAAATCTCGTGCAGGACAGTCATTTGATTCCCACCTTATCtcctattaaaaaaatagaacttaCTTTAAAGGCAATGCTATTCTATCCATATAACTAATGTTAAATGAAAAACAGTTAGTGTGAACTTTAAGGTGAACTATAATGcctttttagtttaattacttggttcttatgtaaatttgttatttcggatgaatgtttaatgttaaaaaagtgttattggATGATGTTTGTTATTTTTCGTGATCTTGTTGCAGCCAAGATGAGTTCCCCGGGGCAAGAGGCGGTGGCCAACTCCGGGTACAACTCTGGGGACGAGACGTCCACGCTGCTGGTACGGGTGAACACCGCCAAGCCCGTGCTGATGCGGCAGGACTGCACGACCTCGCTGAGCGTGTCGCCCACCCCGCACCTCAGCCACTCGGCGGTGCTGATGGGCCAGAGCGACGAGTCCGGGGGGATGCCCGTGGTGCTGGAGGAGACCGCCCGGTCCGTGCCGGACATAGAGCTGCACTGTCGCGGAGTCTTGGACCACCTCGCGACCCGCGTGTCCCCGAGGTGCGCCTGCAGACGGAAGTCGTCCTCCCTCATGGCTCGCTCCGTGTCGCGCGAGAGCGTGCGATCGATCCACCCGCCACCCCCGGTCCTCCTCACCACCTCCCCTAGTTCTCGCATCATCCGCCAGAGCTCTCAGCCCGAGGCGACAGCGCTCGCCGCGTGCAGCGGACACTGCTGCAACCACATCCACCACCACGGCAGCGGCAGCCCGGTACCTAGCGCCTCTCTGCGGCAACTCCGGGAACCCGGGGACGGCATCGCCATGATCGCCAGTGAGTCCTTGCGCATCAACGGCGCCATCCGACAGTTCAAACAGGTACTAATGAGTGCTTTAATATTTCACCGCGGCTCACCTTGGCCTGAATGTTTTATTGGCTGGGAAGCGGTAATGTGGAACGAGTAAATAGAATATCGATATCGCCCTTGGTCACGCATTCCATTTCGGTCTCTACTATGCCTGATAAAGTTCGtttgataaaaaaacacatttttgatccaaACAGGAAACTTTGTTCAGCGCCACTTTTTGATTATTCCGCTCGTAATGTCCATATCTAACAATATATCTGAAGTGCAATTTTCAAACCTATTAAAAATTAGTGCTTTCTGTACTGTTTCTAAATTGCTTTAGAAATCTTTATACGGATATAACACATCAATATATTATGAGTATTACAACTACAAtatgaagaatacaaaatattatcagttaaattacaataagtaggatacaatcaataaaaacaGTGATAACCTCTCAGTCCGTAGATGTT contains these protein-coding regions:
- the LOC124366928 gene encoding uncharacterized protein LOC124366928, whose translation is MSSPGQEAVANSGYNSGDETSTLLVRVNTAKPVLMRQDCTTSLSVSPTPHLSHSAVLMGQSDESGGMPVVLEETARSVPDIELHCRGVLDHLATRVSPRCACRRKSSSLMARSVSRESVRSIHPPPPVLLTTSPSSRIIRQSSQPEATALAACSGHCCNHIHHHGSGSPVPSASLRQLREPGDGIAMIASESLRINGAIRQFKQGILLNPQTLAQSRRSKLRRAFTDATSETVTFVKTVGDFYFSACLFLLLSTTCSLSLFLSH